The Alistipes megaguti sequence GGATTCCCCGTCGGCGACGAGGTGCTCAACCAAAACTCGGTTCTCTTCAAGGTGGGCGCCACGTTCGTCGGGATCCTCGCCGGGAACGAAATTCCGTCGGATGTCGAGGGCGAGCCCAACACCTACAAGTTCCATCTGCGCGTAACGGACAACGCGGGTGCCTCGACCGAGGCCACGCTGACGCTCGTTCAACCTGCCAAATAGTGTAGCATGAAACGATTATTGACATACCTGATTCCGGCCATGGCGCTGATGTTGGGCGCCTGCTCGAAGCAGGGCGACGAACTCGCCCCGGAGACTTCGGCCGGAACCCTCACGATGCGGATCTCCACCCGTGCGGAGGCCGCCGGCGACGGTTCGTATGACCCGATGGAGCACCTCGTCGTGCGGATCTACAACGCAAACGGCGAGCTGATCCGCAAATACGCCTCGAAGGAGGAGCTCCCGGAGCGGCTCGAGCTTATCGCCGGACAGTACCGCGTGGCGGTCGAGGCCGGTGAGGCGGTCGAGGCCTCGTTCACGCAGCGCCTCTACAAAGGCGAGGAGCCCTTCACCGTGACGGCCGGCAAGAATACGCCCGTCGAGGTGAAGTGCACGCTGCAGAATACGGCCGTGGCCACGCTCTTCGAGGAGAGTGTTGCCGAGAACTTCGGTTCGGAGTTCGAGGTGCGGGTGATGGCGGGCGACACCTTTGACGCCGACCGCACCGACGCTGCCTCGACGCTCCGCTACACGGGCGATGCGACCGGTTACTTCACCCTCGGCGAGGGGGTCAGCAGCCTCTCGTGGCGGTTCCGCGGCGAGCACCCCTCGCGCGGCACGATCGAAAAGAGCGGCACAATCACCGACGTGAAGGCCCCGGGCCGCTATACGCTGACATTCCGCTTCTCGCCCGACCTGCCGGGATTCATCGATGCGGTGGCCATCCGCGTCGTCGATAAGACCGACGATTTCGACGATACGATCATCTGGAGCCCCGATCCCACGATCAAGGGCGACGGGTTCGAACTCTCGGAGAAACAACAGTACACGGGAGGCGAAAAACGATTCCAGATCACAACCGTCAAGCCGACGGCCACGGCCCGGATGAACTTCAACGGCAAGCAGTACGACCTGCTCTCCGAGGCTTCGACGCCCGAAACGGCCGGGCTGTCCGTGGTGAAGAACGCCGAAAACGCCCTTACGGTGACCCTTTCGGAGGCCTTCTTCGCCGGATGTCCGGGCGGCGACCATCCGCTGCGTCTGGAGGTGGCCGACAACGGCGGCGGACAGGGTGATGCGGAGTGCATCTTCACGCTGCAGGGCGTTCTGACTCCTTCCGCCGCGGATTGCAATCTGTGGAACAATACCGTCACGCTGCGGGCCCTGGTATTCGATCCGGCCGTATCGTCCGTCACGTTCGGCTTGCGCTCGAAAGGGGGCCAGTGGCAGGAGACGGCCGGTTCGAACACCGGCGACGGAACCTGGAGCGCCACGTTCGGCGCCGAATGGGAGGAATCGGTCAACGAAAACGCACAGACGGTCTATACACCCAAGGCCGGAACGGGCGTCTGGGCCGACGCCGAGTACGAGTGCCGGGTCGTAATCGACGGACAGGAGAGCCTCGCTACGTTCTCGACCGCCGGAGGCCAGAGCATCCCCGACGGCGACATGGAGAACGGTTCGCTGAGCTGCTTCACGATCAACAACCAGAACACCTCCTTCTGGGGCAGCGGCAACAACAACAACACATCAAGCCTCTGCACGCAAGGCGCCATCGACGGGAACCATTACGCCAACATGCAATCCACCTATTACATTGCAGCCATGGCGGCAGGGAATCTCTTCGCCGGGACCTTCCGGATGAGCGGCACGACAGGTACCGTAGGTTTCGGGCAACCCTACAGTTACACGGCCCGTCCCCGAGCCCTGCGTCTGAATTACCATGCCCAGGTAGGCATCGTCAACAACAACGGAGGAAACGGTCCCCTGGCCATCGACGGACAGGACCGTGCCCGGATCTACGTGGCGATCGTCGATTGGAGCGCCCGGCATGAGGTCTCCTCGACCTTCAACATCCTGGGATCCTGCACGAACAGCGGAACCTGGGATCCCACAAACGGCGCCGAGACCGTAAGCGAAGGCCGCATCCTCGGTTACGGATCCCTGTGGATCGAACAAAGCACCGAAGGGAATGCTCTGGTCTCCAGCCAGGATGCCCTCAGGATCTACTGGTATGACAAGGAGGCCCCCGCTCCGGGCGGGAACTACACGCTGGTGATCTCCTGCGCGGCAAACGCCTACGGAGACTATTTCAACGGATGCGACAAAAACCACCTGTGGGTCGACGATTTCCAATGGGTTTATTAACAATCAAAAGCAAACCGATGCGCACCATCCTTCTACAACTGCTGACTCTCGTGCTGTGCATCCCGGCAACGGCCCAGGCCCTCCGCACCCCGGAAACCTCCGCCACGGACAGCCTTTCGGCAGGTCCGGCCCCGAGCCGAAGCGAGCAGACAGCTCCCCGGCGCCCGCTTACGGTCAACGAAATGCGCAGCCAGCGCGGCCTGACCGACACCCACAACCTCTTCATTCCCAAAGGTCAGTGGATCTTCGGCGGTACGGCCTCCTACTCGACCCATACCAATCAGAGCTACCAGTTTCTGGTCATCGAGGGAATCAACTCGACGGGCTATACCTTCAAGGTCAGTCCGATGATCGCCTACGCCTTCCGCAACAACATGGCCCTCGGCGGACGATTCATCTATTCGCGCACGCTGCTCAAGCTGGACAAGGCCTCGATCAACTTCGGCGACGAAGGTTCGGGCGTCGAACTCAACGTCCGCGACTACTATGCCCTGCAGCACAACTACCAAATAGCGGCCATCTGGCGGCAGTACATTCCCCTGGGCCGCAACAAGCGTTTCGCCCTCTACAACGAAATGTCGCTGGCCGGCGGCGGCAGCCAAGCCCGCTTCGCCAACGACTCTCCCGTGAAGGGCACCTATCAAAAGGGATACTCCTTCTCGCTGGGTATCTCACCCGGCATCATCGCCTTCGCCACCAACAACATGGCCGTCGAGGTGAACGTCGGCGTGATGGGTATCACCTACGACCACACCGAACAGGTCCACAACCAGGTCACCGTCGGCGAACGCAACATCAGCCAGATGAACTTCAAGATCAACATCTTCTCGATCGGCCTCGGTGTGGCCTTCTACCTCTAAATCCGGAATGCCATGAAACGTATCTTCCACATACTTGCCGCTCTCTGCATCGCACTCCCAGCCCTGGGCCAGAGCCGCGCCGAAGACTCCTTCACCGCAGCCGAAACCCCGACGGCCAACCCGCTGTCGGGCGAAACCCTCACCGACGCGTCGGTCATCACGCAGAAACAGCACTTCCTGCCCACACGCCGGCGCATCGACCGTGAAATCAACAAGATCAAGTTCGCCTACAAGGGCGAGGTGATCATGGGTCTGACAGCCTCCTACGGCACGCTGTCGAGCGACGACACCGATGTTCTGCTCATTCTGGACAACATCAATGCCGACGGATCGGTGACCACCATCAAGCCCTTCGTCGGATACTTCTACCGCGACAACCGCTGTCTGGGCGCCCGATTCGGATACAACTTCATGAGCGGTACGCTCGACCAGGGCGGACTCTTCGACCTGGGGGAGAACAACAACGTCTCGCTCAACATCCCCTATCTGGATTTCAAGAGCAGCAACTACTCGTTCGGCATCTTCCACCGCTCCTATGCGGGGCTCGACCCGAAGGGGCGCTTCGGCCTCTTCGCCGAACTCGAACTCTCGGTCTCGACCGGTACGTCGCGCTTCTCCTACGAATCCGAAGGCAAGGTCAAACAGACCTACAGCGACAACACGCAGCTCAAATTGGCCTTCAACCCCGGAGCCGCGGTCTACATCTTCCCGAATGTCTGCGCCACGCTCTCGTTCGGACTCGGCGGCATCCAGTACACCACCGTCAACCAGCACGACGAACTGGGCAACAAGATCGGAACCCGCGAGGCCTCGAAGATGAAGTTCAAACTCAACATCCTGGCCATCAACATCGGTATGACCTTCCACATGTGGGACAAGAAAAAGAAATAACGCATGAAACGACTCATCAGTTATCTGCTCGCCGGAGCGATGTTCGCCGGTACGTCGTGCATCTCCAACGATATTCCCTATCCGACGGTCGAGGTGGCCATCAACAGCCTCTCGGGGGAAGGTTTCACGGTCGCGGGCATCGATCTGGCAACCCGCACGGTGACCCTCTCGCTCGAGGAGGCCACCGACATCCAGCAGGTCCGCATCGACGAGGTGACCTACGCCGTCACCCCCCACAACACCAACATCGACCATCAGCTCTTCATGGACAACATCCGCCCGTCGCGCCCGCTCACGGGGACGTTCGATCTGCGCATGCCGATCTACGTCACCCTGCACCTCTATCAGGACTATGAGTGGCAGATCGTCGCCCAGCAGGAGATCACGCGAAGCTTCCGCGTCGAGGGGCAGGTCGGAGCCTCGGAGTTCGCCCTTCAGACCCGCATCGCCACGGCCTACGTCGCCAAGGATGCCGCCCGCAGCCGCGTGACCATCACCGAACTCAAGCTCGGTCCCGCCTCGACCGACGCCGTCACCACGACCTACTCCCCCACCCTGGAGGAGCTCTCCACGCTGGACTACAGCTCGCCCGAGGCCGACGATCCGACGGCCGGGACACCCCACTTCGTCGACGTCACCTGCCACGGCCGCACGGAACGCTGGGTGCTCTACGTACTGCCGACCGACAAGACGGTGCAGACCGAAGCCGTCGATGCCTGGTCGGGTGTCGTATGGCTGCGCGGTTCGGGCGTCTCGGGACAGCCGATGGGCTTCCGCTACCGCGTCGGTGAGGAGGGCGAATGGGCCGAAGTCCCCGGCGTGAAGATCGAGGGCGGAACCTTCTCGGCCGCCTTCGCCGCCGAACCGCTGACGACCTATCAGTTCAAGTCCTACTGCGGCGACGACGAGAGCGACCCCACGACCGTCACCACCGAACGGGTCGAACAACTCCCCAACAGCGGTCTGGAGGAGTGGTCTCAGCCCGCCAAACCGTGGCTGCCGTTCCTCTCCGACCTGACCGGCAAACCGATCTCTCCCTTCTGGGGCACGGGCAACAACGGCTCGACCGCCCTGAGCGAAAAGGACAACGTCACCACCCCCGACGAGAGCACCGTACGGCCCGGATCCACGGGCACGAAATCGGCCAAACTTGCCAGCAGAAAGGTCCTCATCAAACTGGCCGCCGGCAACCTCTTCGCAGGAGAATTTGCCGCCACCAGAGGTACGGACGGCATTGTCAACTTCGGCCGGCCCTTCACGCTGCGCCCCACGGCCCTGCGCGTATGGATGAAATACAACAGTGGAAAGATCGACTTCGTGGGTTCGAACATGCCTGCCGGCGAGACGATCCAGACGGGCGATCCCGACAATGCCGCCATCTACATCGCCCTCGGAACCTGGACCAAGGAGAAATACGGCATGGGCAAGAACGGGACCGGCGACGATCAGAACGGCGGCAAACCCTTCGGAACGGACGCCTGCCCGGTGAGCATCGACACCCGCGACGTGAAGACCTTCTTCAACCCGCAGGGCGAGGATGTGATCGGCTACGGGGCACGATTCTTCTCCGAGAGTGTCGCCGACTGGACACAGATCACCATCCCGATCGACTATCGGTCGACCAACGAGGTCCCGACGCACATCATGGTCGTCTGCTCGGCTTCGCGCTGGGGCGATTACTTCACCGGCAGCAGCGAAAGCACCCTCTGGGTCGACGACTTCGAACTGATCTACACCCCCGTCGAGAGCCTCGAGTAAACCGTCCCGAGGCCCGGCGACCGGGATGTCCCCGACGACACCCGGCCGGGTACAAAAAAAGGCAGCGCTTCGGATTTCCGAAGCGCTGCCTTTTCGATTATCTGTCGGGGATTACCTCCCGGCAATGCGACAGTACTTGTCGTAGCGTCCTAACACATCATCCACATAAGCCAGGGTCTGACGGCTGCCGGTAAACCGGCCGCACTTGACCACCTCGTTCTCATAGTATTCGGGCTCGGCCTTCAGCGTCAGATAGCGAGCCACCACCTCCCACGAGTTGGGGTCCTCGCCGTGCACGCGGGCCAGGCGCCGCGCATCGCTCACATGGCCGATTCCTCCGTTGTAGGAGGCCAGCACGATGCTCATACGGTCCTTCTCAGGGGTCCCCTCCGGGAGTCGGAGGGTCGACTGAATCTCCGTCATCAGTTTGTTGGCCAGCCAGATATTGGTTGCGGGATCGGCGATCCGTTCGGTCGGGATCTCGAAATGGCGGGCCACCGAGGGCATGATCTGCATCAGTCCGCACGCCCCGCTGCGCGACGTAAGGTCGGGCATGAAGCGCGATTCGTGGTAGGCAATGGCGCTCATCAGACGCCAGTCATGACCCTCCTCCTCGCTGATACGGCGAATCAGGTTGTCATAGGCCGAAATCACATACTTGCCCTCGGCAAGGGGTGCATAGCCGATTTCGGCCTCATCGTTCAGCGACTGATCCGTCACGGGAGCGCTGAAGTGGGCATTAAAGCCGTAAAATGTCGTAAAAATGGTTAAGAACGCAAACGTTAAAACCGTCTTTTTCAGCATAAAATGTTGTTTTGCGGGCAGCTTATACCGCGCAGAACAGCACGCTAATCATAGAATCCCCAGGAGATGCCGATCTTGAACATACCCGGATTGAGCGGGTAACGGGCTGCCGAGAAATACTCTCCGTTTCCGAACAGTCCCTTGTTCACATGCTGATATTTCAGGAAGATCCGCATTCTCTTCCACTTCGCCATCACGAAGGCGTCCAGGTAGGGATAGTTTCCCACCTCCTCTTCGCGCTGGTTGTAGTACACCGACAGTGCCGGATTGTAGCCGGGCGCATAGTAACGCGTGTTATAGCGTCCGTCGAGTCCGATCTGCAGGCGCAGTACGTCGCGCACCACCCAGAATTCGTAGTAATACGACAGGAAGGCGCTCAGAAGCGGCACGGGCACAACCTCTTGATTCGTGCTCCACTGCAACAATACCCTGTGGTCCAAATGAAGTCCGCCGAGGCGGAAATCCTTGCGGGCATACACGCTCGTGAGGCTTACGCTTCCATTGTCCTGGGCGACGTTGCTGTCCGATCCGTAGTAGATCTTGTTCGTCACGACGCCCTGCCAGGCTCCGACTTCGAATGCGTAGTCGGGAACCGAAAACTTGACCTCCAACCGAGTCTCATTCTCCTTGTTCAAAGGAGTGTCCCATATATAATGGTTCGAGAATAGATTCTCCTGCCAGTAGGTTGGCGAGCGGCGCTCCATCGTGAAGCGGCCTTCGAGAATCAGGGGGTGTCCGCGGAGATAACCCGTCAGAGCGAGGTGCGCTCCCACGCTCAGGTCTCCGCCTCTGTATCCCGACGGGTAGAACTTCAGGTTCCCGTCCCAGTCGACATACTTCTTTATCTTGCCGCTGACGGAGCCGTAGGCAAACCAGCTGGTCTTGCGTTCGGTCGTATAACGCCCCGTCAGGTAATCGTCCAGTTTGAATTGCGAGTAGGTGTGCAGGTCGAGGCCCACACCCGCGTCAATCGTTCCGACCACGCCGTTCCGGTCCCAGGGCTGCGCCTGGACGAAGACCCGGTTGGAGATGACCCGTTCGTAGATCGAGTCGCGCGTCTCCACCGGATTGATGTACCAGTGGTCGTAGTAGTTGTGTTCCGCGGAGACGAACTGTCCGTTCTCGTCGCGATGGTCGCGCTCGTTGGTGTAGGGCTTGTTCAGATCCGTATAGATCTTGCTCCACGAACTGTACTCGAACGAGTGGCCGATGTAGACGGCCGACAGACCGGCCATCGAAAAGTCACTCTCGGTCAGACGCTGCAGCGGAATACCGTAGGACTGCGTCAGGAAGAAGCCGTTGTTGCGGTAGACATTCTTCGCCTCGGCATCGGCCAGACGCATCGGTACGCCCGAGGGCATGCTGAACGTCGTGTCGGCGATGGCCCATTTGCCCACCACGCCGCCGTTTTCCTGCTGTTCGATGTGGTTGTTGTAGTAAGCCGCATGAACCGAATAACGGCGTCCCGTATGGCTGAAGGCCAGCGAGAGGTTGTGGTTCTTGGTCCGCGACCAGAGGTAGAGTCCGCGGGTGCCGCGCGACTTGTAGTCGACGTTGAAGCCCGTCGTCGGCGAGATGTTCTGGGCCACCATGATGCCGAAATTCTCCTCGCGGTAACGCTTCTGGCCCGACTCCGCGTAACTCATCCGGATCATCGGCCGCTTCGTGTTGTAGAAGGGGACGTTCTCCATATCGTAGGTGTACGCGTAGTAGGGACTCGCAAAACTGAAGTCAAAGAACTGCGGCCGTCGGAAGTAGTTGAGCGGCAGTGACGTTTGTCCCAGCGCGCCCTGGGCGATGTCGCCCACATCCTCGCGATAGAACGGATAGTCGATCCGGTAATCGGTCAGGGTGGTATCCAACGGGCCGATCTCCACGCGGTTGAAATCGCGCTTCACGTGCCACATGAAGTTATTCAGCGCGCGGATCGAGTCGTTGAAGAAATAGGACTCCAACGGCTTGCGGATTTTCCGTTCCTTTTTGGTGGTGTCCTGCTGTTGCTGGCCCTCTTCGTCGTCCTCGGTCTGTTCGTAGGGGTTCGAGCCGTAGAGCGCACCGCTCTGTCCGTTCTGCATGGCCCGCCGCAGGGTGCTGGCATCGAAGCCCTGGGCGTGCAGCGCCGCGGGGACGGCCATCAGCAGACCGAGCAGCAGCAAGGGCAATATGCGCTTCGTAAGTCCCGACATCACTACCAAAGAGCGGAAAACCGCGGCAAAGATAATTAAAATTTTTTAATTTTGCAACTATTTCTCTTTCCTACAGTCCGTTGCGGGGCTCGCGAAGTGTTTCACGGCCGAGATCAGGACGTAGATCACGACGATGAGCGGAATGGCCCGCCCGCCCAGCGCGACGAGCAGTACGGCGCTCACGGCCAGGAACGTATAACGCAGTTCGTTCCCGGCCCAGCCGAAGCCGTGGAACTTCAGGGCGAACATCCGCAGGTCGGAGACCATCAGCCAGGCGGCACCGAGTGCCACCAGCACGAGGCTCTCGCGCGAAAAGACCATGCCGTAGCGCTCGACCAGCAACCCAAGCGAAGCGCAGAGCATCGCGGCGGCCGGGATCGGCAGTCCGAGGAACTCCGAACGCTGCGTATCGTCGATATTGAAGCGTGCCAGGCGCAGCGCCCCGAAGGCGGCGTAGAGGAAGATCACCAGCGCCACGGCACCGTCGGGCAGCCAGTATCCGGGCATTGCGCCATAGAGGGCGTACATCACCGCCGCGGGAGCCAGTCCGAAGGAGATGTCGTCGGCCAGGGAATCGAGCTGCAGCCCAATGGGCGAATCCTGATGCAGCAATCGTGCGACGAAGCCGTCGAAAAAGTCGAATACGGCGGCCAGCACGATGAGTGCAAAGGCCAGCGTCAGAGAGCCCCATGCCAGGGCCGAAACGGTCGCCACAGCACCGCAGAGCAGGTTGGCCAGCGTGAGCAGATTGGGTATCGTGAACAGTCTGATCTTCATTTCCGGACAGAAATTAATCACTCCAATAGGCGGCAAAGTTACGAAAATATTTTTATCTTTGTCGATGTTAACTCCATATAATAACTTATGGCAAGCAATAAATATTGTGTCATCATGGCGGGAGGTATCGGAACCCGTTTCTGGCCCAAAAGCCGCCAGTCGATGCCCAAACAGTTCCTCGACATCCTCGGAACAGGCAAGTCCTTCATCCGCCACACCTACGAACGCTTTGCAAAAATCGTCCCGCCGGAGAACTTCCTCGTGGTGACCAACGACAAATACAAACACCTCGTGCTGGAGCACATCCCCGAGATCGACGAGCGGCAGGTGCTCTGCGAACCCGTCGGGCGCAATACGGCCCCCTGCATCGCCTATGCCGCCTATACGCTCATGAAGCTCAACCCCGAGGCCGAGATGATCGTCACCCCGTCGGACCACCTGATCTTCAACGAGGACGACTTCCGCGCCATCATTCAGGAGTGTATCACCTTCGCCTCGGAGCACGACGCCCTGATGACCGTCGGCATCAAGCCCACCCGCCCCGATACGGGCTACGGGTACATTCAGGTCTCGGACTCGAAGCCCATCAGCAAGGTGAAGTGCTTCACCGAAAAACCCAACCTCGAACTGGCCCAGACCTTCGTCCAGTGCGGCGAGTTCTTCTGGAACTCGGGCATCTTCATCTGGAAAGTGCGCTCGATCATCGAAGCCTTCGAGAAGTACCTCCCCGAACACCACGCCCTCTTCAGCAGCGTGATGCAGGCCGTCGGCACGCCCGACGAACGGCGCGTCGTGGAGATCGCCTTCTCGGAGTGCCGCGCCATCTCGATCGACTACGGCATCATGGAGAAGGCCGACAACGTCTACGTACGCTGCGGCGAGTTCGGCTGGAGCGACGTCGGCACCTGGGGCTCCGTCTACCAGCACTCGCGCAAGGACCGCTATGCCAATGCCGTCCCCGAGGAGGGGTGCTACCTCTACGACACGCGCTCGTCGATCGTCTCGCTGCCCAAGGGGAAGATCGCCGTCATCAGCGGCCTGAAGGAGTACATCGTCGTCGACACGGACGACGTACTGATGATCTGCCCCCGCTCCGAGGAGCAGAATATCAAGAAATTCATCGACGAAGTGAAGTTCCACAATGGTGACAAGCATATCTGATCTCTACGAACTCTTCCGTTCGCATCCGCACGTCTCGACCGACACGCGGCGCATCGAGCCCGATTCGATCTTCTTCGCCCTCAGGGGGGCCAACTTTGACGGCAACCGCTTTGCCGCCGAGGCGCTCGAAAAGGGGGCCGCGGCAGCCGTCATCGACGATCCGGCGGCGCTCGCCGACCCGCGCATGAGGCTGGTCGACAACACACTGACGGCCCTTCAGGAGCTGGCCCGACAGCACCGCCGCACGCTCGGCATTCCGATTCTGGCCATCTCGGGCAGCAGCGGCAAAACCACCACCAAGGAGCTCATTGCCCGCGTGCTGGCCGCCCGTTACAGGGTCTACGCCACGCAGGGCAATCTGAACAACCACATCGGCGTGCCGCTGACGCTGCTCGCAATGCCCCCCGAAACGGAATTCGGCATCGTCGAGATGGGGGCCAGCGCCCAGGGTGAAATCGCACAGCTGGCTTCGATCGCCGAACCGGACTACGGCCTGCTGACCAACATCGGACGGGCCCATCTCGGCGGTTTCGGCGGCCCGGAAGGGGTGCGGCGCGGCAAGGGCGAACTGTTCGACTATCTGGCCGCACACGGCGGCCGCGCCTTCGTCCTCTCGGACGACGAAACGCTCAACTCGATGGCCGCCGAACGCGAATCGTTGGCCGTGGAGTACTATCCGGCATCGCTGGCCGACGGCTTCGAGACCCATCTGGAGGGTAACTACAACCGCTTCAACGTGGCAGCAGCCGTGGCCGTGGGACGCTGGTTCGGGGTCTCCGATCAGAAGATCCACCGCGCCGTGGCCGACTACGTGCCGGACAACCACCGCTCGCAACGCATCGAAACCCGTCGCAATACGGTCATCGCCGACTGCTACAACGCCAACCCGGGCAGCATGCGCGCCGCCATCGAGAATCTCCTTGCGGAGGAGCTCGGCGAACGCAAACACCGCGTGTTGATTCTGGGCGACATGCTCGAGCTGGGCGAATGGTCGCTCTCCGAACACGGCACCATCATCCGGCAGGCGGCCCGGGACCCCGAGGCCGAACTGATCCTCGTCGGCGGGGAGTTTGCCCGGGCCTATGCGGCTCTGCCGGAAAAACCGGCCCGCGTGACGCTCTGCCCTTCGTGCGAAGAGTTGCGCCACCTGCTGCAGACGGCGCCCGTCGACGATGCGCTGGTGCTCGTCAAGGGCTCGCACGGCATCGGTCTGGAGAAGATCCTCGATCTTCTATAGCAGCCGAACGCCTCAAACCGCGAAAACGGCCCGTACGAAATCCATTGACCGGAATCCGGCCATCCGACCCGGAAAGAGAGGCCCCGCACCGCAAGTGCCGGGGCTTTTTCGTGGGTTTTTCCGATTATTTTGCTATTTTTGCCATCAATAATAAAAAGACCAAACGTAACAACATTTTCCTAATGACACTGAACGAATACCAGCAACATGCCCTCGAAACGGCCATCTACCCCGAAGAGAGCCGTATCGTCTACCCCACGCTCGGGCTGACGGGCGAAGCCGGCGAAGTGGCCGACAAGGTCAAGAAGGTAATCCGCGACTCGAACCGGGAGTTCTCCCCCGAGAAGCGCCTCGAAATCGTCAAGGAGATCGGCGACGTGCTGTGGTACTGCGCCACGTTGTCGCACGACCTGGGCTACGACCTCGACGAAGTGGCCCGCATGAATGTCGAGAAGCTCCGCTCGCGCATGGAGCGCCACCGCATCTCGGGCAGCGGCGACAACCGATAACCGCCCCCGGGAAACGTTCACCCACACAAAGCGCCCGACTCATGAAACAGGAAGAAACACCCCGCACGTCGCTCCCCGAAAACGCCTACCGCGAACTCAAACCCGGGGAAAACTATACGCCGGTCATGCCGGCCTCCTCCTCGCCCCGCGAGGTCACCCCCTACTCCGTAGGAATGGGCATCGTGATGGCCATCATCTTCTCGGCCGCCGCAGCCTATCTGGGTCTGCGCGTCGGCCAGGTCTTCGAGGCCGCCATCCCGATCGCCATCATCGCCGTCGGCATGGGCACCGTCCTGGGCAAGAAGAACATGCTCGGAGAGAATGTCATCATCCAGTCGATCGGCGCCTCGTCGGGCGTCATCGTCGCCGGTGCGATCTTCACCCTCCCGGCCCTCTACATCCTCGGGCTGGATGCCGCCTTCTGGCAAGTCTTCCTCTCGTCGCTCTTCGGCGGTCTGCTGGGCATCGTGCTGCTGATCCCCTTCCGCAAATACTTCGTCAAGGAGATGCACGGCAAGTATCCCTTCCCCGAGGCTACGGCCACCACCGAGGTGCTCGTCTCGGGCGAAAAGGGCGGCAATCAGGCCAAACTGCTCGCCGTGGCGGGTCTGATCGGCGGTCTCTACGACTTCGTGGTCGGCACGTTCGGGCTGTGGACCGACGCCGTCTCGACGCGCATCTGCGCCTGGGGACAGGTCGCCGCCGACAAGTTCAAGGTCGTCTTCGGACTGAACACCTCGGCCGCCCTGCTGGGGCTGGGATACATCATCGGTCTGAAATATGCGCTGATCATCACCGCCGGCTCGTGCCTTGTGTGGTTCGTCATCGTGCCGGTGGTCGGCTCGCTGGCCGAAGCGCTGGATCCCGCAGCACTGGCCTCGCTGCTGGGCGTGACGAAAGAGAAGCTGCTGGCCGACCCCTCGGCGCTGCTCTCGGCCGAGAACCTCTACACCTTCATCGGCAAGCCGATCGGCATCGGCGGTATCGCCATGGCCGGCATCATCGGCATCGTGCGCCAGTCGAAGATCATCCGTCAGGCCGTGGGTCTGGCCGTCTCGGAGTTCGGCGGCGGCAAGACGGCCGCAGCCTCGACGGAGCGCACACAGCGCGACATCCCGATGAAGCGCATCCTCTCGATCCTGATCGCCACGCTCGTCTGCGTCTTCGTCTTCTTCCACTTCGGACTGCTCGACAACTGGGTGCAGTCGGTCACCGCGATTCTGATCGTCTTCATCATCGCGTTCCTCTTCACGACCGTGGCCGCCAACGCC is a genomic window containing:
- a CDS encoding OPT family oligopeptide transporter, with translation MKQEETPRTSLPENAYRELKPGENYTPVMPASSSPREVTPYSVGMGIVMAIIFSAAAAYLGLRVGQVFEAAIPIAIIAVGMGTVLGKKNMLGENVIIQSIGASSGVIVAGAIFTLPALYILGLDAAFWQVFLSSLFGGLLGIVLLIPFRKYFVKEMHGKYPFPEATATTEVLVSGEKGGNQAKLLAVAGLIGGLYDFVVGTFGLWTDAVSTRICAWGQVAADKFKVVFGLNTSAALLGLGYIIGLKYALIITAGSCLVWFVIVPVVGSLAEALDPAALASLLGVTKEKLLADPSALLSAENLYTFIGKPIGIGGIAMAGIIGIVRQSKIIRQAVGLAVSEFGGGKTAAASTERTQRDIPMKRILSILIATLVCVFVFFHFGLLDNWVQSVTAILIVFIIAFLFTTVAANAIAIVGSNPVSGMTLMTLILSSLVLVSVGLSGTTGMTAALIIGGVVCTALSMAGGFITDLKIGYWLGTTPRKQEAWKFLGTFVSAATVAGVMIVLNKSYGFVGEGALVAPQANAMAAVIQPLMTGGQTPWMLYFCGAALALVLTAIGVPALAFALGMFIPMDLNAPLVVGGLIAWFVSNRSKDAALNRARMDRGTLIASGFIAGGALMGVVSAILKFANVDWFLAGWASSNAAEWTGLVMYLVLIGYFTWHTLRAKKEE